The Oscarella lobularis chromosome 8, ooOscLobu1.1, whole genome shotgun sequence nucleotide sequence ttacacgtgccgccgtttgcgcacggcgacgaggcgcattcgtcgacgtcgacgtggcaTTGTCGACCGGCGTAGCCCGACGAACAATTGCACGCGTaaccgtcgacgagatccgtacacgtgccgccgttaACGCACGGAATCGACgcgcaatcgtcgacgttgatttCGCATCGTCTTCCCGTCCAGCCGGCTTGACAGGAACAGGCGTAACACGTTCCGCTGTTCGCTTGACGGCACGCGGCTCCGTTCAGACACGGATTCGAATCGCACTCGCTTACGACGAGACTGCAGTTCTGTCCGCCCCACCCACACGGACACAAACATTCGTACGCGCCGGCGAGATTTCGGCACGTGCCCCGGATGCAcgggacgtcgacgacgcattcgtcgacgtcgatgttgCACGCCGGTCCCGTCCACGCTCGCGGGCATTCGCAGCGAAATccgttcgcttcgtcgacgcacgtgccgccgttttgacacggcgacgaggcgcagtcgtctgtcgtcgccgtttcgcaTCTGGGACCGGTGAATCTCGGCGGGCATAGGCACGTCTCCGAGACTGGCATTCCGGGCGGAGCCGACGGCGCctcgacgcacgtgccgtcgtTTAGACACGATCGATTCGTGCATTGACCTTTGAGGATGTGAGTCAGCGTGTTTGTACGTACTACTTAGCGAACTAGCGTACCTTGCGTCAAGCGGAAAAGGGCGGCGACAGCCAAGAAAGACAAACACTTGGCCATGGGAACGCCTCCCAGCTTCATCGCGATCCACTTCTTTctgacgtcttcttttgacACAGAAGCGTCCGTTGTCTTCGCTTAGTAGTGCAGACTTTGCTGTTACAGTTTTATCTGCAATGTACGGCTGCAGGgtggcaaagaaaaataatacgGGAcgtcaattgacgtcagGACTCATTAAAAGGGTGGCGTCATCGCTATCCCGATTGTGGTGACATCATGTTGAGTCAGCGCTGCGTTGCAATACATCACAGAACGTGACCGTGAGCTGAGGTCATTTCCAAACAACCCTCCGATTGTCCTCGTCGCGTCCGTTCCATGCAATACATAAAAAGAGAGGACGTTATTGATCAACAAAGCATGTTCTCgcacaacgacgacgacgacgctggcgACAACGCTGGCGAACACGACTCGGCaactcaaaaaaaaaccagAATAGATCTGTCCCTAGAAATTCCAAATCGGCGTCggggagaaggagaaaacgacgaagcaaCTGTGCCCGATTACCTCAGCGCGCGTGGGAGTGGGCGTTACAACCTGCCCAGCACCGCTGCTGGGAATCCAGTTGCAAGCTCAAGCACGCCCATGGCGCTCGCCGCCACTCCGACTTCCGAACTGGAAAATTTCATGATGTTGaattcgccgacgttcgTGAATAGCACGGCATTAGCTCTCACGCCGACCGGCTTTCTGAATCCGACGATGTCGTGCACCGAACAGCAAGCCCAATACAGTCAGGGATTCATCGACGCTCTACATCGACTCAGACGCGAGGGGGGCGGCATTCACGCAGAACGACACTTGAGCAATAAAGCCCAAGCGGCGCCCGTCGCTcattgcggcggcggcggcggcgactccgcttcgacgatcgcAACGGGCGATCCCgcgtcggacgacgaagaaaacgaaagtaTCGCTGacggctacgacgacgagccgcaGCCGCCCGAAGATCGACGAcattcgatgacgtcgcgtgCGAGCAGCGGACCTCCTACGCGCGtcaattcgccgtcgtcggcgaagcgcTACGAATGGGATCCTCACTCGCCTCCGAAGCTCGACCAGTCGACGATCGCTCGCATGTCGCCCGTCGAACGGCAGGCGTATCGGGCGGCGCGAAAACGGGCGCGCAAtcgcgaagcggcggcgcgcTGTCGCGACAAGAAACTTCGACGTCAGGCCGATTTGGAGACGATCGTTTTGCAATTGAGCGAGGAGAATACGTCGTTGAATACGCAGCTGTTTGCGCTGCGAAAGGAATTGTCGGCGCTCAAGGAGAAGATTATGGGGCACGTTCACATGGGATGTAAAtcgattctcgtcgattcgtctctTCTCACTGCTCGATGacttgattttttgattttctcacgtttgctgccgccgccgcgagacttccgcattttttgcttgttttCCTGCTTTCGAGGATGTCCACTGTACGGTAGTTCTCGTCTCTAGAAATGTACATTATCTAGTCTTTTTCTCCAATGTGATGTTAGAAGCTTTAGTCATATAGTCATATCGTAGTATATTCGATTGAAATAAAGGATGATGATTTATGTGAAGCACTGGGCTGGGCTTCGCgagagggagggagggatCGGGGGATCTTCTTGCATGGTGGGGTCTCCGGGACTCGCGCGTCACCTCCCCATTTATTCCTTGACCCCGCTCGGCCTTCTTTTTCGTGGACGAAAAAGGCGCTCTTGCCATTCCAATTCGGTACGCGTGCTGACGGAATTTCCGCACCTACTGTAATCTAATTGCATTTCGTTTTCCGGTTGCTGCGGAATACAGGGAAATTTCCTATTCTCCTTAGgtcttttcctcctcctcctaaATCGGTTTCAAGTCGAAAGGATCTTTCGCTGCGATTGTTAGGAAAAGAGATCCCAAAATATCATTGTCCGCTTTCGATCGAGAGACggagagagaaggaaaagaaatcacTACGCAACAACGCCCCTCTACCCGACGGCACAACGATGAACAACGCCTCCTTTCCAGCGGAACTTCGTCTGGACACTTCAAAGAATTTCCTGATATATTTCGGAGCCGTTCTCGGAGCTTCCGCTTTTCTCGTACTCGTCGTCTGCCTCCTGCTTCGACGCTACAGTCGACAGACGTGGAATACgggcaacggcggcggcggaaaaggcgcgtcgtcgttgggagcggcgacgcgtcgttcCGCCGCCTCGTCGATGAAGGATCTCGTTCGTCCGTCGCACGACAATTTCGGCGTCATCGACAACGTGTTTCGAAATCCCGCCTATGTGTCGTTCGAAGAGCAACTCGGCGCGCTCGAATTCCCCCGCGTCAACATGTGTTTCACGCGCGATCTCGGCACGGGTCTCTACGGAAAAACCTACCTCGCCGAAGCGGTCGGAATCAAGGACGGCGAAATGACGAGCACCGTCTACGTGAAAACGCTCGCCGAAGACAACAGCGCCAGCGtgtcgtcgaaaattcgcgacgattttcgtctcgAGATGAGCGTCGCGGCCGAATTCAATCATCCCAACATAGCCGCGCTTCTCGGCGTGTGCACGGCCGGCGACGAGCCGCCTCGCTGTCTTCTGTACGAGCACTCCGAGTACGGCCCGTTGAACGCGTTTCTCCTGTCGGCGCGTCGCGCCTATCACGTCAAGGACGCCGACGCGTCGAGCGTTGAACTCGAGCATCATCTACTGAACGACAGCGATCTCGCGGCAATGGCCAGTCAAGTCGCCGACGCTCTCAATTACATGGCGGCGCGAGACTTCGTTCATTCGGACGTCGCGGCAAGAAACTGTCAGGTACACGAAAAGCTAAGAGATAAACCGCAATTTATCTAGTATCTACACCAAAGGTCACGGCGAAGCTAACTGTGAAAGTGGTCGAGTTCGGTTTGAATAAGGACGTCAATAGCCAGGACTACTTTCGAGTGGGTCAAAATCAGGACGTCCTGCTACCCGTGCGTTGGATGGCTCCCGAAGCGATTAAGAATCGCGTTTTTAccgtcgaaagcgacgtgtGGTCGTTCGGCGTGCTCGTTTGGGAGATCTTTACGTTCGGGGCGCGACCGTACGCGGGCATGAGCAACGGGGAGGCGATCGGGGCGATCGTCAAGTGCCGACGACTCGAGCGTCCGCGCGAGTGTCCCGACGACGTGTTCGGCGTCATGAACCAATGCTGGAATCCCGATCCGAAAAAGCGACCCCGTTTCTTTTACCTGCACAAAATGCTCTCCGCTCTGGCCAAGACGAATGAATccgaggaagagaaggacgacgacgacgacgacgacgacgacgacgacgacgacgacagcagcGTGTCGctgtaagagaaaaaacagcACCAAGCAGccaaaaaaaacacaatAATAAAGCTTAGCTAAGGGACACCACATAGACGTTTGCAGGCATATTAGATAATCAAAGTCTCGTCAAAATAGAAATAGCGCTTACATCCGAAGTTTTATGTATATACATAAAATCGGAACGGGAGGGAATACACTTACTGCAGAAAAAGGAGcgagatgacgacgtcacacCAAGGGCCGGCAGCCGCTCTCTTCGAAAGCGCTGTACGCCTCGTTCACCTCCATAAATATGGCCCTCGCTAGACTCTCGTGCGGTTCTCCCGTCGCCTAGGAACAAAATAATGTCGCAACGACGAAATAACTGTCTATATATATTTACCTTGTCGGGATGAATGACTAGGCAAGCTTTTCGATAATACTTCTTCACCTGATCGGGATTGATGAGTTGGTGCATGCCGATTTCTTTCCATCCCGTCGCTCCCTCCCAAAGTACGAGATGCAAAGTGCTGAGAAGTGCGCGAacgttctttcgttttccgtcgGCCCATCGACGCACCTAGGCACGAATTTGTCTCGCCCACGCGTTTACGACTTTccgagtcgccgtcgcgcctCACCTTGAGCGTTTCGGGATCGTACGATTTTTCGTCCTCTTTCTGAGCAATGtctttcaacgacgtcggA carries:
- the LOC136190280 gene encoding transcription factor Jun-like, whose protein sequence is MQYIKREDVIDQQSMFSHNDDDDAGDNAGEHDSATQKKTRIDLSLEIPNRRRGEGENDEATVPDYLSARGSGRYNLPSTAAGNPVASSSTPMALAATPTSELENFMMLNSPTFVNSTALALTPTGFLNPTMSCTEQQAQYSQGFIDALHRLRREGGGIHAERHLSNKAQAAPVAHCGGGGGDSASTIATGDPASDDEENESIADGYDDEPQPPEDRRHSMTSRASSGPPTRVNSPSSAKRYEWDPHSPPKLDQSTIARMSPVERQAYRAARKRARNREAAARCRDKKLRRQADLETIVLQLSEENTSLNTQLFALRKELSALKEKIMGHVHMGCKSILVDSSLLTAR
- the LOC136190278 gene encoding muscle, skeletal receptor tyrosine-protein kinase-like — translated: MNNASFPAELRLDTSKNFLIYFGAVLGASAFLVLVVCLLLRRYSRQTWNTGNGGGGKGASSLGAATRRSAASSMKDLVRPSHDNFGVIDNVFRNPAYVSFEEQLGALEFPRVNMCFTRDLGTGLYGKTYLAEAVGIKDGEMTSTVYVKTLAEDNSASVSSKIRDDFRLEMSVAAEFNHPNIAALLGVCTAGDEPPRCLLYEHSEYGPLNAFLLSARRAYHVKDADASSVELEHHLLNDSDLAAMASQVADALNYMAARDFVHSDVAARNCQVTAKLTVKVVEFGLNKDVNSQDYFRVGQNQDVLLPVRWMAPEAIKNRVFTVESDVWSFGVLVWEIFTFGARPYAGMSNGEAIGAIVKCRRLERPRECPDDVFGVMNQCWNPDPKKRPRFFYLHKMLSALAKTNESEEEKDDDDDDDDDDDDDDSSVSL